Part of the Paludisphaera borealis genome, GTGCCGCCCCGAGGTTCTCGGCGCTTTGGACCGCGGGCTGTCTGTGGTGCGTAGCAAGGGGCTCGAACAAAACCAAATCCAAGCACTGAGGCGACCACCGCAAACCCCTGGGTTTCCGAGGTGTCTCCCTGGGGTTTTGTCCGAGCCTGTTATGAAGCGTGCATCGCTTACGAACTGTGGACACGGGGTTTGAACGTCGAGACGCAGGTCGCGCTGCCGCTGGTCTATGAAGCCGTCCGAATCGATGCCGGATATCGGATCGACATGATGGTTGCCGGTGTGCTCATTGTTGAAATCAAGGCGGTGAGCGAGATTACGCCGATTCACAAGGCTCAACTTCTCTCGTACCTGAGGCTGAGCGGGCTGAGGGTTGGCTTGCTTCTCAACTTCAACGTCGTTCGGCTGCGAGACGGCCTCACCCGCATGGTCAATTGAGTTGTTTTCCCTCCAGGTTCTCCGCGTCCTCCGTAGTGATTCGTCCCATCGTCGTAAGGCGGACCAGTCAGCCCCCCTCGGCGGCCGTGGCGAGGTCTTCGTCGGGGGCAAAGCCCCGGCGCATGGTGTTCTCGGTGACGCAGCGGGTCAGGAGGAATTCGAGCAGGTACTCGGAGCCGCCGGCCTTCGATCCCATGCCCGAGAGCTTGAAGCCGCCGAACGGCTGACGGTCGACGAGCGCCCCGGTGATCGTCCGATTGATATACAGGTTGCCGACCCGGAAGTCGCGGCGGACGCGGTCGATGCTCACCGGGCTCCGCGAGTAAACGCCGCCGGTCAGGGCGTA contains:
- a CDS encoding GxxExxY protein produces the protein MSPWGFVRACYEACIAYELWTRGLNVETQVALPLVYEAVRIDAGYRIDMMVAGVLIVEIKAVSEITPIHKAQLLSYLRLSGLRVGLLLNFNVVRLRDGLTRMVN